One window of Phoenix dactylifera cultivar Barhee BC4 chromosome 5, palm_55x_up_171113_PBpolish2nd_filt_p, whole genome shotgun sequence genomic DNA carries:
- the LOC103700693 gene encoding benzyl alcohol O-benzoyltransferase-like, which produces MASSLTFKVHRHEPVLVAPAEPTPHEFKRLSDVDDQEGLRFQIPVIQFYRHDPSMAGRDPARVIREALAKALVHYYPFAGRLREGARRKLVVECTGEGVLFIEADADVRLEQFGDALQPPFPCLEELLYDVEGSGDVLNCPLLLFQVTRLQCGGFIFAIRLNHTISDAPGLVQFMNAVAELARGLPAPTVTPVWKREILEARHPPRPAFAHREYEEVPDTKGTIIPLDDMAHRSFFFGPGEIACLRKRVPPHLRRSSTFEVLTACLWKCRTVALSPDPDEEVRIICIANARGKQSTKIPEGYYGNAFAFPVAVCAAGKLCGNPLGYALELVKKAKGEVNEEYMKSVADLMVLRGRPHFTVVRSYLVSDVTRAGFGDLDFGWGKAVYGGPAKGGVGAIPGVASFYIPFKNAKGEHGIVVPVCLPAPAMERFVAEIDTLMKEPAAEEKMESTTPRPIMSAL; this is translated from the exons ATGGCGTCCTCGCTAACCTTCAAGGTTCACCGGCACGAGCCCGTGCTCGTTGCTCCGGCGGAGCCCACCCCGCACGAGTTCAAGCGCCTCTCGGACGTCGACGACCAAGAAGGCCTCCGCTTCCAAATCCCGGTGATCCAATTCTACCGCCACGATCCCTCCATGGCGGGGCGTGACCCTGCGAGGGTCATCCGCGAGGCCCTCGCCAAGGCCCTCGTCCACTACTACCCGTTCGCCGGCCGGCTCAGGGAGGGGGCCCGCCGGAAGCTCGTGGTGGAGTGCACCGGGGAGGGGGTGTTGTTCATCGAGGCGGATGCCGACGTCCGTCTCGAGCAGTTTGGCGATGCTCTGCAGCCGCCGTTCCCGTGCCTCGAGGAGCTCCTCTACGACGTCGAAGGCTCTGGGGATGTGCTCAACTGCCCCCTCCTGTTGTTTCAG gtGACGCGGTTGCAGTGCGGTGGGTTCATCTTCGCCATCCGGCTCAACCACACCATATCGGACGCGCCCGGTCTGGTCCAGTTCATGAACGCGGTGGCCGAGCTCGCCCGCGGCTTGCCTGCCCCCACCGTTACCCCCGTCTGGAAACGCGAGATCCTGGAAGCCCGTCACCCGCCACGCCCCGCCTTCGCCCACCGCGAGTACGAGGAGGTCCCGGACACCAAGGGCACCATCATCCCGTTGGACGACATGGCTCACAGGTCGTTCTTCTTCGGACCCGGCGAGATCGCTTGTCTCCGGAAACGCGTCCCACCTCATCTCCGCAGGAGCTCCACCTTCGAGGTCCTCACGGCGTGCCTCTGGAAGTGCCGCACCGTGGCTCTCTCCCCCGACCCCGACGAGGAGGTCCGCATAATCTGCATCGCGAACGCCCGCGGCAAGCAGTCGACCAAGATACCGGAGGGCTACTACGGCAACGCGTTCGCGTTCCCCGTGGCGGTGTGCGCGGCGGGGAAGCTGTGCGGGAATCCGCTGGGGTACGCGCTGGAGCTCGTGAAGAAGGCGAAAGGTGAGGTGAACGAGGAGTACATGAAGTCGGTGGCGGACCTGATGGTGCTGAGAGGGCGTCCGCACTTCACGGTGGTGCGGTCGTACTTGGTGTCCGACGTGACCAGGGCCGGGTTCGGAGACCTGGACTTCGGGTGGGGGAAGGCGGTGTACGGTGGTCCAGCCAAGGGAGGGGTCGGAGCCATCCCAGGGGTGGCCAGCTTCTACATCCCCTTCAAGAACGCCAAGGGAGAGCATGGGATCGTGGTTCCTGTTTGCCTGCCTGCTCCGGCCATGGAGAGGTTTGTGGCCGAGATCGATACACTGATGAAGGAGCCTGCCGCCGAGGAGAAGATGGAGAGCACCACCCCACGCCCCATCATGTCTGCACTTTAA